CTTGATGATCATGCTTAGTATGTAAAAGTTCATGTATATGGTGATCTTAACCTCCTCATGTTGTAAAGTATGAGAATGAATCTAACTCATTAAACTAATGAATTTATCACAAGTGTAAGAGTGAAAGAAGAGGGCTCAAGTGGTACCAAGCGACAAGGAAGTCAAGATCAAGGTTAGTTCTTTTAACTTACAAGTGTAATTTTTGATAGTAAGTAGTGTCTTTCATGTCATGTATTATGTGAAGTGACGATTTCTAAATGGTGATAAAGTGTCATGAAGTCGACCCATTGAAACGGGTCAATTGGATGAAGATTTGGTAAAATGGAAGGAAAAACCAAGATGAAGAACTTGGGTGGCGTTTAGTTTAATAATTTGATATTATGAAGTATAGAATGAATCATAGAAAGGAAAGAATGATTTCGTTGAAGTGAGGTTTTTTTATGTGGAAACTTAGTATGATTACAAGTATGAAAGATTTGGAAGTATGATTTTTAATGTTGAATGGGAATACTTCGATCCATATTAGTATAAATTGTCGCAATTAACTTGTTTGGTATGGTTATAGGTAAATCATCTAATTAGGACTTGGTGAGCTTGGAACGAACACACTACTCTCAAGCGCTTACTCAAGTCCAAATGTGTTAAAACTTTTGTAGTAGACTTTTGTGGTCAAAGTTTAGTTGATGTTATTGTTTTAACACTTTTCTTTGAACTCATATTTTGTATGTAATTAAGTTGTGGTGATTAGTTAGTACCATCATGTAAAATTTAAACTTGGATAGCTCAAACTTGATCTGTTTTGGGAATTTTGTAAGTAATGCCTAAAATGTTTAAAGTTGAACCCATTATAGTTGTTGTCGCAAATGTTTTTCGCGATAAGAGTGTTTGGGTTTTATATTAGGTTCCGGTTTCAAATCCGGATCGGTTTGATTGTGCACCTCTAGAGTAGAGGATGTGAGACTAAGAAGtcaattaattaaaataaaatgcCCCTCTCAATCAGGCgtgggcccggttaagacaacatagtcctTGTAATGAGTGGTGGCAGGCCTGCGTCTTGCGCCCTTGCGGGTGTGAATTAGTTGTCTGTTGTGAAGTTCACctgtcaaaaaaaaaattaattaaaataaaccTACTTAGACTTTTTTAAGATAGAGTAGAGGTCCTAAAGGATGTGAGACTGAGAAGTCGATTGATTAAAATAGAACTAACTTTGACATTTTTTTAGgaaaaattacacttttcgttctttatgtttgtaccagatTGCAAcagatagcctttaacttcaataattacagccaTAATCCTTTTTTGGAAAACTCATAACACCCTACGTCCTTTAGCATTAACTAAGTTAaattttttcagttaaatatacatgtgccttgcacatgagggcatatTAGTAATTTTACTATTCTacttaaaatatatttaagaAAATAAATAATCCTAATCTCATCCTCTACCTCTCTATCTCAGGTCTGTCTCTTTCTCAAACCAACCCCCACCACCACCGCGAcaaccaccacccccaccaccagaTCCACCACGCACCCCCGAATGGGTTTCCAATGGCTAAGCACTGCTGGCCCACTTTTAAGAAAGAAGATTGACTCACCTTCATCGGCCTTAGCAGATTCACAAATGCTTCCACCTACATcaacgataacaatataatagGTACAATCAAAAAACCCAAAAAGTgtattaccaaaaaaaaaaattgaaaaattaaaagataaatacCTTTAAATCGGCAAGGTCCTGGAACGATGTGCACCAATAACAAAAAATCCCCAAACCAATCAATTTCACAATTCAAAATCACAATCATAACAGTAAGAAATCAATCAGAAAATACAGACCGACGAAATTCAGCAATCGAAAAGACCCACTCTTGACCTTCGCATCGCATCTGCCACAGATTTGACCGCCATATCTTGACCGATAACTCTTTTATGGAGAACGTGTTCGAGAGACACAAGTTTATCTCTCTCAGATTGTTGGAGATTTGATAAGGGTATTCGCGGAATGTTGGTAATCAGAAAGATTTCTCTCGGCTTCTTCCAGTTGTAGTTGAAGAGTCATTAGCGTTCCGTATTTGAGTTCCACAGCACGGTTAAGATGGCAATCGCGTTCAGCCGCTTCCATTTCTTGCTTTACCCTATCAATCTTTTTAACGGGTGACAGtggttggtggtggtggcaggaGGTGACGGCGGCTAAATGGTGGTGGCATGAGGTGATGGCGGCAACAGCGGTTGAAACATGAACAAGCTTCAGATCTGGTGGTGGGTTGTTGGTGACAGGCTTCAGATCTGATGATGGTGGTTGTTGGtgggtggtgagtggtggtgggtTTGACGGTGGTGGCTCCTGATTTGATTTGAGAGAGAGGTCAAAATGTGTGTCAGAGAGAGAGTCAAAGTGAAAGGGgttatttatatttaattttcttttttttagttatactataaataattaagtaaaaagaCTAAACTGCCCTTAAGTTAATAAAGTTAATTGAAAATTTTAACCTTGTTAGTGCTAAAGGATGTAAAGTGTAATGgattttccaaataaaggattgtgattgtaattattgaagttaaaagcTATCCATTGTAatacgatacaaacataaaggacgaaaactgtaatttacccttttttttaaagattaaaagcaagaccctatttttttttttcatgctATTTCACTAACTACAAGTTTTTGTTATATGCTAATTGTTTATTTATAATAACTTAGTTTATGTTACTTCTTTGTCTTCTATAATTCTGCTTGTCCTATTTTTTAGCACTGCTGATggtttttatattaatttttaattttaatttgtttttgttAATTTGATTGTTAATATTAACTTACTATTTATTAGGAACTAtatatgaacaaaaaaaaaaatctattttgctTCCCTTATCTTGCCCGAATATGAAAATCCTTATATTTATCGCTGGTCCAGTGGTCCACAATCTTTTGACAGGATAGAGTGCCTGCACCACTACAATTTGAGTGCTCAATTATGGTGATGGTGTTCATTAGGTTTGGATTTATGTACAAGTGCCTTTGATACTTCCTGTGACGGAGGTGGTCATCAGGGGCGGATCCAGCCCACATTTGGGGGTTCTTAGAAACCCAGTGGGTTTggaaaaaaacgaaaaaaattagtgagaactttgtagaatttagaaaaaaatagTGATAATTAAAGAGAATTTACCAAAAGAAACTCATTAGAATAAAATCCTACATCCACCACTGGTGGTCATAGTGGTGACCGTAACCAGTGGGTACATATAATAGCAACAAACTAAAATTTTGATACATAAAAATGTGATTTCGATAGTTTGATACATATCTAAAAAAACCATTAACAAATGCATACAAGTAATTAAACCTCAGGACTCTCACTTCCCTAAAACATGCTCacaaatgcaaaaaaaaaaaaacttataagaGAAATGAAACATTCATCAAGAGTTTCATGAATCAACCTATTCAGCCTTGATCGAGTTGGCCACATCTATCACAAATCGGTACCTTACATCGGATTTCACATAGTCTATCGCTACAACCTCTATATCTGCAGTTATCCCATACTTTGCTGCAAAGTCAAGCATTTCCTGATTTTGTGTAATGCCGCCAATATAACTACCAGCAACAAGCTTTCTCCCTGTTAAAAACCAAATGTAACACCATTTTAGCTTAATTTCATCAGCTTGCTAAAAGGAAAACAGAATTCAATATTGGTCAAAATTGTTACCCATGAGCAGTGAAAATGCTGCTACTTCAAGTGGTTTCTCGGGTGCACCAGCAAGAACAAGCTTTCCATGGGGTGTAAGTGCATTAAGTAATGGCGCAATTGCATGATTTGCGGACACTGTGTCAATGATGCCATCGAGTGTACCCCTAACAGCCTATTAACATGATAAAACAAAACCCAAAGTAAACTCCAAGTCATAGCAAATGAATCATGAATAAGAGCATCCCCAATAACCATccattttttcatgtttttgggtTGCCATGTTGGCATTGTCCAACCAATAACAAAGTTTCTCTCTTTTGCCCCTCTCACAACCCATAAAAACACTTttcctctctctcctctctcctctctcctctctcctcctTCCCCCTCTCACAAACTCATTTTTTCTCATTTTTCACCACAAACTAATCAACATCTTCTCTCCTCCACCTCACCACTCTCTCTCCAACATGGCTtctaaaaatgagaaaaaatcCCTTATTGTGGATGCTCTAATATACCAATTACCagtattatttaatataaaatcTCACCTgcatcttgtcacaccccgatttccacgtgtatcaccggtgggcccggtgggggattaccgtgacgtagttggcaacaatatagtcaaaccacaatatataaatgcacagcggaagcataaagataaatataattcaaccatttactgtaatatccaattgtatcacaagtagtcgaatagtatccacaggatggatcaaataaataaaaatattgttcaacagatagacatcaagcttgcgagacttccttagatgctagggagctactaccagccaattacgtgtagtacctgcacttaatctttttgggaaaatacgtcagtttacactggtaaatacaatcaactgactcattttgtaaaatggttgaaaattggtttggatgcacatggcataaacatgtttatttaacttgggagaattatttaaaattataatcttgtgaacaaattacatgttccttctttgcgttcagtagcccggatcctgtccgggttaaagatcaatagacacaccacatttgcgtaaaaccgaggtgggtaaaccatcggctacgtcttttaataatatagacataataccgggtgtacgcctacacccgactgtcaaggtcgtggccatttcgtaaaatgatgcctaggatatccgggacatggtcattaacccccaaaggcttttaagtaacaagactgtttaaatgagccgatcaaactattcaattaaccacctaaacgatggaattatttgatgctcaatcaagcggtattttatataccgtaacccaagcccgtataagggaaaataagttaaaagtatttacctttgcaatgtatattccttaatcaattaaatcaccgatatcttttactggggctccttattctggaacaaaggttttaaataacctattagaatcctaacgggtctttatattagccgtagcctagaccggttagtttcgagggatagatatggtttaatcgcgtgaaaggcgaaaaccgagaatggaatgtgattctgacccaacaagttcggagacttgttttacatgggcttaatattcacactctggattttggggtcaaaatgatatggtttgacccgcatcggctaatttatgtaaattagttacataagccgaaccgtgcgcgcgatAGGCGCGACGGGTAACAGTAAGAGTcttacactgttttcctaagttaatatactttaaagaggttgtggtatcagtaggataccttctataatgcccgtaacgagttttagttcattatacgccccgtaggggttttccggtcattttaaagacttttaaagggatttctgagttctacaggaaacctgagtttcccgaccagtttaataagtttaaaatatcttatttattatttaaaatcagtagcaactggaatcgggtcaaaagaccttgtagaactcaagttttggccgaaaagggcatattcggtattttaccgaaccgtagccataaccgcaggttatgagcaggttaaaatttattaaaaatctttaaaaatcccaaaatattattttactacagtgggtaaaagttttggtgacgaaatcttggtttaggtaggcgttatgctaattgcgccgtttattacaaaagtttcttataaatgcgctatttagcataactcccattctagacctcggattggcgtgaaactttagggacatgcttagaatttagtaagcaaggttatggtcccttcacgtgtccgaaatactcgttttattttaaaaagggcgttacggtcaacttttaagtaattaacggaaatgcgtaaaagactcggataaacaacgaaccggtcacagagggtgataccaacacgtgacctggtcctacgagagtcctaaggcatatctacattgtactaaaacggatcagaactgaagtcaaagcaaaagtcaaacttttgcgacattcggctccgaaccgggtcaatatagcaaatggccgaatcaaacgagtttagacaagtttatatacttaatatcatgttttatgatcatcaaaacaggtttcatagcatatacattacagattatgtacaaaatcgcaaaatgactttctgttgactttttaagtgcacatt
Above is a window of Helianthus annuus cultivar XRQ/B chromosome 14, HanXRQr2.0-SUNRISE, whole genome shotgun sequence DNA encoding:
- the LOC118486548 gene encoding chaperone protein ClpB3, chloroplastic-like; amino-acid sequence: MWAGSAPDDHLRHRKYQRHLKLNINNPFHFDSLSDTHFDLSLKSNQEPPPSNPPPLTTHQQPPSSDLKPVTNNPPPDLKLVHVSTAVAAITSCHHHLAAVTSCHHHQPLSPVKKIDRVKQEMEAAERDCHLNRAVELKYGTLMTLQLQLEEAERNLSDYQHSANTLIKSPTI
- the LOC110907290 gene encoding mannitol dehydrogenase, producing MVADEHFVLRWPENLPLDSGAPLLCAGVTTYSPLKYFGLDKPGMKVGVVGLSWLGHVAVKMAKAFGAEVTAVRGTLDGIIDTVSANHAIAPLLNALTPHGKLVLAGAPEKPLEVAAFSLLMGRKLVAGSYIGGITQNQEMLDFAAKYGITADIEVVAIDYVKSDVRYRFVIDVANSIKAE